One region of Gottschalkia purinilytica genomic DNA includes:
- the aspS gene encoding aspartate--tRNA ligase, whose translation MSESMGNLRRTHMCGTLRLENEGQEVVLMGWVQKRRNLGSLIFVDLRDTTGIVQVVFDSHVSQEAFDKGDKLRGEYVIAVRGKVHKRQSINSELPTGEIEIFVEELKILNEAQTPPIYIKDDDDVSEAMRLKYRYLDLRKSSMQNKLKIRHKATRIVREFLDENDFIEVETPILTKPTPEGARDYLVPSRVNPEKFYALPQSPQTLKQLLMVAGMDKYYQITKCFRDEDLRANRQPEFTQIDIEMSFVDIEDIISINEKLIQKIFKDIKNVDIQLPIKRMTYEEAMERFGSDKPDLRFGFELKNIGDIVENSEFKVFSDNIKNGGEVRAINIDGYGNEFTRKSISKLEDFAKTHGAKGLAWIKISEEGVTSPIAKFLTEEELNRIIERMNGKEGDLILIVSDKSSVVFNALGSLRIEVANKLNIIDKDEFNLVWITEFPLFEYDDEEDRYVAKHHPFTHPVDEDIELLETAPEKVRAKAYDIVINGDEIGGGSIRINNSELQEKMFKALGFSMEEAWDKFGFLLEGFKYGVPPHGGIAYGFDRLVMLLTDSDNIRDVIAFPKTQSATCLLTEAPTSVTEKQLDEIHIKLMGNKDVEK comes from the coding sequence ATGTCAGAAAGTATGGGCAATTTAAGAAGAACGCATATGTGTGGTACATTAAGATTAGAAAATGAAGGACAAGAAGTTGTACTTATGGGCTGGGTACAAAAAAGAAGAAATTTAGGTTCTTTAATATTTGTTGACTTAAGAGATACAACAGGAATAGTTCAAGTTGTATTTGATAGTCATGTGTCTCAAGAAGCTTTTGATAAAGGAGATAAATTAAGAGGAGAGTACGTTATAGCAGTTAGAGGAAAAGTACACAAGAGACAATCTATAAATAGTGAATTACCAACTGGAGAGATTGAAATATTCGTTGAAGAATTAAAAATATTAAACGAAGCACAGACTCCTCCTATTTATATAAAAGATGACGATGATGTTTCAGAAGCTATGCGTTTAAAATATAGATATCTTGATTTAAGAAAATCTTCAATGCAAAATAAATTAAAAATCAGACATAAAGCTACTAGAATAGTAAGAGAGTTTTTAGATGAAAATGACTTCATAGAAGTGGAAACTCCTATACTTACAAAACCAACACCAGAGGGAGCAAGAGACTATTTAGTACCTAGTAGAGTAAATCCAGAGAAGTTTTATGCACTACCTCAATCACCTCAAACATTAAAACAATTACTTATGGTAGCTGGTATGGACAAATATTATCAAATTACTAAATGCTTTAGAGATGAAGATTTAAGGGCTAATAGACAACCTGAATTTACACAAATAGATATAGAAATGTCTTTTGTTGATATTGAAGATATAATAAGTATAAATGAAAAGCTTATACAAAAAATATTTAAAGACATAAAAAATGTTGATATACAACTTCCTATTAAGAGAATGACATATGAAGAAGCTATGGAGAGATTTGGTTCAGATAAACCAGACTTGAGGTTTGGATTTGAACTAAAAAATATTGGAGACATAGTAGAAAACAGTGAATTCAAAGTATTTAGTGACAATATCAAGAATGGTGGAGAAGTAAGAGCTATAAATATTGATGGATATGGAAATGAATTTACTAGAAAAAGCATATCTAAATTAGAAGACTTTGCAAAGACTCATGGAGCGAAAGGTTTAGCTTGGATAAAAATATCAGAAGAAGGAGTAACATCTCCTATAGCTAAGTTTTTAACAGAAGAAGAGTTAAATAGAATAATAGAAAGAATGAATGGAAAAGAAGGAGACTTAATACTTATAGTATCTGATAAGTCTTCAGTGGTATTTAATGCATTGGGAAGTTTAAGAATAGAAGTTGCTAATAAGCTAAATATAATAGATAAAGATGAGTTTAATCTAGTATGGATAACAGAATTCCCATTGTTTGAATATGACGACGAAGAAGATAGATATGTCGCTAAACACCATCCATTTACACATCCAGTAGATGAAGACATTGAACTTTTAGAAACAGCTCCAGAAAAAGTAAGAGCTAAAGCTTACGATATTGTTATAAATGGAGATGAAATAGGCGGAGGAAGTATAAGAATAAATAATTCAGAATTACAGGAAAAGATGTTTAAGGCATTAGGATTTAGCATGGAAGAGGCCTGGGATAAATTTGGATTTTTATTAGAAGGTTTTAAATATGGAGTACCGCCTCATGGAGGAATTGCATATGGATTTGATAGACTTGTAATGTTACTTACAGATAGTGATAATATAAGAGATGTTATAGCTTTTCCTAAGACACAAAGTGCTACATGTTTACTTACAGAGGCTCCAACATCAGTTACAGAAAAACAATTAGATGAAATTCATATAAAATTAATGGGAAATAAAGATGTAGAAAAATAA
- the hisS gene encoding histidine--tRNA ligase, producing MLTKAPRGTNDILPSQSYKWQYIEKVFIDVCNNFGYKEVRTPVFEHTELFERGVGETTDVVQKEMYTFEDKGGRSITLKPEGTSPVVRSYIENKLYAELQPVKMCYITPCFRYERPQAGRLRAFHQFGAEVFGSEDASIDVEIMTLISTFFKTLGLKNIELHINSIGCPKCRERYNNILKEYLSSKIESLCDTCKSRYEKNPMRILDCKNEDCKEKTSDAPVMIDNLCEECYQHFEKVKEYLSIANIDYIVDSKIVRGLDYYTKTAFEFISNDIGAQGTVSGGGRYDGLVEELGGSHTPAVGFGMGVERLLLTLESNGIEIPKENQIDIFIVSIGEKADKEAFRLLSELRSNGISGDKDYLGRSIKAQFKYSNKINAKYTVVIGEDEIEKGIVTLKDMNNGEQEEIKINELIEKLSIKTRG from the coding sequence ATGTTAACAAAAGCACCTAGAGGAACAAATGATATATTACCTTCACAATCATATAAATGGCAGTATATAGAGAAAGTATTTATAGATGTTTGCAATAACTTTGGATATAAAGAAGTAAGAACTCCAGTATTTGAGCATACTGAGTTATTTGAAAGAGGAGTAGGAGAAACTACAGATGTTGTACAAAAAGAAATGTATACTTTTGAAGATAAGGGTGGAAGAAGTATAACATTGAAACCAGAAGGAACTTCTCCTGTAGTACGTTCATATATAGAAAATAAATTATACGCTGAACTTCAACCAGTAAAAATGTGCTATATTACTCCTTGTTTTAGATATGAGAGACCGCAAGCAGGAAGGTTGAGAGCTTTTCACCAATTCGGGGCAGAAGTTTTTGGTAGTGAAGACGCTTCAATAGATGTTGAGATTATGACTCTTATATCGACTTTCTTTAAAACATTAGGACTTAAAAACATAGAATTACACATAAACAGCATAGGCTGTCCTAAATGTAGAGAAAGATACAATAATATATTAAAGGAATATCTTTCATCTAAAATAGAAAGTCTTTGTGATACTTGTAAATCTAGATATGAAAAGAATCCTATGAGGATACTTGATTGTAAAAATGAAGATTGCAAAGAAAAAACATCAGATGCACCAGTTATGATAGATAACTTGTGTGAGGAATGTTATCAACATTTTGAAAAAGTAAAAGAGTATTTAAGTATAGCTAATATAGATTATATTGTGGATTCTAAAATAGTAAGAGGTTTAGATTATTACACAAAAACGGCTTTTGAATTTATATCTAATGATATAGGCGCTCAAGGAACAGTTAGTGGTGGAGGAAGGTATGATGGTCTCGTAGAGGAGTTAGGAGGATCACATACACCCGCTGTTGGATTTGGCATGGGGGTTGAAAGATTACTTTTAACACTAGAAAGTAATGGAATAGAAATTCCTAAAGAAAATCAAATAGATATTTTTATAGTATCAATCGGAGAAAAAGCTGATAAAGAAGCATTTAGACTATTATCAGAGTTAAGATCAAATGGAATATCAGGAGATAAAGACTACTTAGGAAGAAGTATAAAAGCACAATTTAAATATTCCAACAAAATAAATGCAAAGTATACTGTAGTTATAGGAGAAGACGAAATAGAGAAAGGCATAGTTACACTTAAAGATATGAACAATGGTGAACAAGAAGAAATTAAAATAAATGAACTAATAGAAAAGTTAAGTATTAAAACTAGGGGGTAA
- a CDS encoding threonine/serine ThrE exporter family protein — translation MCKKDKARKVLDMSVLAGEIMLENGAETYRVEDTIIRICNAIDIIDYVDVFVIPTGIFLTIGYDNEIMTYIQRTKTKRIDLNKITLVNEFSREFVSSKMTVSEGVERLVSIRNLKPYSDFTKSVLGGGLIGGFSALLFKGSFSDFLAAFLVSVLVVKSREVVGRKVNIISYVKDFMGSLVSGALAILFVKIGIGNSIDNIIIGSIMPLVPGFAITNATRDSISGDFLAGVSRGLEAILCALSIALGVGIILYFY, via the coding sequence TTGTGCAAAAAAGATAAAGCTAGAAAAGTTTTAGACATGTCTGTACTTGCAGGTGAAATAATGCTTGAAAATGGTGCTGAAACCTACAGAGTAGAAGATACTATAATAAGAATATGTAACGCTATAGATATAATAGACTATGTAGATGTTTTTGTAATCCCCACTGGAATATTTCTCACTATAGGCTATGATAATGAAATTATGACCTATATACAAAGGACTAAAACTAAAAGAATAGATTTAAATAAAATTACACTGGTAAATGAATTCTCTAGAGAATTTGTAAGCTCAAAGATGACTGTTAGTGAAGGAGTCGAAAGACTGGTATCTATAAGAAACTTAAAACCTTATTCTGATTTTACTAAATCAGTACTTGGTGGTGGTTTAATAGGTGGATTCTCTGCATTACTATTTAAAGGTAGTTTTTCAGACTTTTTAGCTGCTTTCTTAGTCAGTGTTCTAGTCGTTAAAAGTAGAGAAGTTGTAGGTAGAAAAGTTAATATCATAAGTTATGTGAAAGACTTTATGGGATCTCTTGTATCTGGTGCGTTAGCTATATTATTTGTAAAAATAGGAATTGGTAATAGCATTGATAACATCATTATAGGCTCTATAATGCCTTTAGTACCTGGTTTTGCTATAACTAATGCTACCCGTGACTCTATAAGTGGCGACTTTTTAGCAGGAGTTTCTAGAGGTTTAGAAGCAATATTGTGTGCATTATCAATTGCATTAGGTGTAGGTATTATACTTTATTTTTACTAG
- a CDS encoding tRNA threonylcarbamoyladenosine dehydratase — protein MLHSFSRTEMLIGTEALTKLQNSRIGIFGIGGVGTFAVEALARSGVGQFVLVDDDDICLTNINRQIHATRKTVGKSKVEVMKERILDINPKSEVITFKELYNEETSDKLLAYDYNYIIDAIDMVSSKLDLIEKCKNRNIPIISAMGAGNKLNPTMLEVADIYETTICPLAKVMRRELRRRNIDSLKVVYSKEKPIKPKELDGGCKTNCICPNKDARTCVERRQIPGSVSFVPSVSGLIIASEVIKDIIKDVSDIER, from the coding sequence ATGTTACATTCATTTTCAAGAACAGAGATGCTTATAGGGACTGAAGCTTTAACAAAACTACAGAATAGTAGAATTGGAATTTTTGGAATAGGTGGAGTAGGAACTTTTGCTGTTGAAGCATTAGCTAGATCAGGAGTAGGACAGTTCGTTTTAGTAGACGATGATGACATATGTCTGACAAATATCAATAGACAGATACATGCTACTAGAAAGACTGTAGGAAAATCTAAAGTAGAAGTGATGAAGGAAAGAATACTAGATATTAATCCAAAATCAGAAGTTATAACATTTAAAGAACTGTATAATGAAGAAACATCAGACAAACTTTTAGCATATGATTATAACTATATTATAGATGCTATAGATATGGTTTCTTCAAAATTAGATTTAATTGAAAAATGTAAGAATAGAAATATTCCAATAATAAGTGCTATGGGAGCCGGAAATAAATTAAATCCAACTATGCTTGAAGTAGCAGATATATATGAAACAACTATATGTCCACTAGCTAAGGTTATGAGAAGAGAGTTAAGAAGAAGAAATATAGATAGTTTAAAAGTAGTTTATTCTAAAGAAAAGCCTATAAAGCCTAAAGAATTAGATGGTGGTTGTAAAACAAACTGTATATGTCCTAATAAAGATGCAAGAACATGTGTTGAAAGAAGACAAATTCCAGGAAGTGTTTCATTTGTGCCATCAGTGTCAGGATTAATAATAGCTTCAGAGGTTATAAAAGATATAATAAAAGATGTATCCGATATAGAGAGATAG
- a CDS encoding threonine/serine exporter family protein produces the protein MIFYIKQALYAFLSTVGFAVLFNGPKDTLVNAGTCGAIGWLVNIIAKYLSNSSIVGTFLGATTAGLLGEAYAKIFKKPATVFIVPGIIPLVPGAGMYYTMLALIKKNFITAADIGSQTIFTAFSIAIAVIVSSSINRAIMKYREYIKQKKQLPDGSN, from the coding sequence ATGATCTTTTACATAAAACAAGCTCTATATGCTTTCTTATCTACTGTTGGATTTGCTGTTCTCTTTAATGGACCTAAAGATACATTAGTGAATGCAGGTACATGTGGTGCAATAGGATGGTTAGTGAATATTATAGCAAAATATCTGTCTAATTCCTCAATAGTAGGTACTTTTTTAGGGGCTACAACTGCTGGACTCCTTGGTGAAGCTTATGCTAAAATTTTCAAAAAACCAGCAACTGTTTTTATAGTTCCTGGTATAATTCCTCTTGTTCCAGGCGCAGGTATGTACTATACAATGCTTGCTCTTATCAAGAAAAACTTTATAACTGCTGCTGATATAGGAAGTCAAACTATCTTTACTGCTTTTTCTATAGCTATAGCAGTAATTGTGTCGTCTTCAATTAATAGAGCAATTATGAAATATAGAGAGTATATTAAGCAAAAAAAACAACTGCCTGATGGCAGTAATTAA
- the hemZ gene encoding coproporphyrinogen dehydrogenase HemZ, whose amino-acid sequence MIYVYLNGHDFKYEVNALLKLFYFNEEINFIDEKALVDNQSLFIENILGIKNNNYYIETKIVKNNECISQTLINNIDLIDIKVNDTKKIIKTGIKTSIFDALTKITNVKVPWGILTGIRPTKIVHDLIFKGYDKNEIKNVLLNQYKLNSEKANLIIDIAEVEKDIIFPIDENKFSLYVSIPFCPTRCLYCSFPSNSTDKYGKLIDAYTEKLLYEIEGLSKIIKNKTINTVYIGGGTPTAIPPKNLDKIINKIYECFGEKYIKEFTVEAGRPDTVNREMLNMLKSNNIKRISINPQTMNDSTLRLIGRDHKTEEIITSYNLAKDIGFEVINMDLIVGLPGEGLKEIEYTMREIEKLKPENLTVHTMAIKRASKLKESIDNYSLGQQAIIEEMLNITKYYAKKMGMIPYYMYRQKQILGNFENVGYTTPQNECIYNILIMEEKQSIMAVGAGGTSKIYFPKEDRLERVPNVKSLEEYIKRVDEMIERKSKYI is encoded by the coding sequence ATGATATATGTTTATTTAAATGGACATGATTTTAAATATGAAGTTAATGCATTGTTAAAATTATTTTATTTTAATGAAGAAATTAACTTTATAGATGAAAAGGCTTTGGTAGATAACCAAAGCCTTTTCATAGAAAATATATTAGGAATTAAAAACAATAACTATTATATAGAAACTAAAATAGTGAAGAACAATGAATGTATAAGTCAAACGTTAATAAATAATATAGATTTAATAGATATTAAAGTTAATGATACTAAGAAAATAATAAAGACAGGAATAAAGACAAGTATATTCGATGCTTTAACAAAAATAACTAATGTTAAAGTTCCTTGGGGTATACTTACAGGTATAAGGCCTACAAAAATAGTACATGATCTTATTTTTAAAGGTTATGATAAGAACGAAATAAAAAATGTATTGTTGAATCAATATAAGCTTAATTCTGAAAAGGCAAATTTGATTATAGATATTGCCGAGGTAGAAAAAGATATTATATTCCCTATAGATGAAAATAAATTTAGCTTGTATGTAAGTATTCCTTTTTGTCCTACTAGATGTTTGTATTGTTCATTTCCTTCTAATTCTACAGATAAATATGGAAAGCTGATAGATGCATATACTGAAAAATTACTATATGAAATAGAAGGACTATCTAAAATCATTAAAAACAAAACAATAAATACGGTATATATAGGTGGAGGAACACCTACAGCTATTCCACCTAAAAATCTTGATAAGATTATAAATAAAATATATGAGTGTTTTGGAGAAAAATATATTAAAGAGTTTACAGTAGAGGCTGGTAGACCAGATACTGTAAATAGAGAAATGCTTAATATGCTTAAGTCAAATAACATAAAAAGAATAAGCATAAATCCACAGACTATGAATGACAGTACGTTAAGATTAATAGGAAGAGATCATAAGACAGAAGAAATTATAACTTCCTATAACTTAGCTAAAGATATAGGTTTTGAAGTTATAAATATGGACTTAATAGTTGGATTACCAGGTGAAGGATTAAAAGAAATAGAATATACTATGAGAGAAATAGAAAAGCTAAAGCCTGAAAATCTTACTGTTCACACTATGGCAATAAAAAGAGCTTCAAAGCTTAAAGAAAGCATAGACAATTATAGCTTAGGCCAACAAGCTATCATAGAAGAAATGTTGAATATTACCAAGTATTATGCTAAAAAAATGGGAATGATACCATACTATATGTATAGACAAAAACAAATACTTGGCAACTTTGAAAATGTAGGATATACAACACCCCAAAATGAATGTATATATAATATTTTAATAATGGAAGAAAAGCAAAGTATAATGGCAGTAGGAGCTGGAGGAACATCAAAGATATATTTTCCAAAAGAAGATAGACTAGAAAGAGTTCCTAATGTTAAAAGCTTAGAGGAGTATATAAAAAGAGTAGATGAGATGATAGAAAGAAAGTCTAAGTATATCTAA
- the glyA gene encoding serine hydroxymethyltransferase, with translation MDFSNLRKSDPQIMEAIDKELQRQKQNIELIASENFVTESVMEAMGSYLTNKYAEGYPGKRYYGGCEFVDVVEDLARDRLKEIFGADHANVQPHSGANANLGVYFSVLKPGDKVLGMNLSHGGHLTHGSPVNISGIYYNFVDYGVEEGTEVVDYDKLREIAVKEQPKMIVAGWSAYPRKLDFAKFREIADEVGAYLMVDMAHFAGLVAAGLYPNPVPHADFVTSTTHKTLRGPRGGIILCKEKYAKMIDKAIFPGLQGGPLMHVIAGKAVAFKEALSDDFKGYQEQVVKNAKVLAESLQENGFRIVSGGTDTHLMLVDVKAIGLTGKEAEALLDEAQVTVNKNTIPFDQESPFVTSGLRIGTPAVTTRGMKEDDMKEIAAIIKLALLDKNKEEAIKRVSALCEKYPLY, from the coding sequence ATGGATTTTAGCAATTTAAGAAAAAGTGACCCACAAATAATGGAAGCTATTGATAAGGAATTACAAAGACAAAAACAAAATATTGAGCTAATAGCTTCAGAAAACTTTGTAACTGAAAGTGTAATGGAAGCAATGGGTAGTTATCTAACAAATAAATATGCAGAAGGTTACCCAGGAAAAAGATACTACGGTGGATGTGAATTCGTTGACGTAGTAGAAGATTTAGCAAGAGACAGACTGAAAGAAATATTCGGAGCTGATCATGCTAACGTTCAACCACATTCAGGAGCTAATGCTAACTTAGGAGTTTATTTCTCAGTATTAAAACCTGGAGATAAAGTTCTTGGTATGAATTTATCACATGGTGGACATTTAACTCATGGTAGCCCTGTAAATATTTCAGGAATTTACTATAACTTCGTTGACTATGGAGTAGAAGAAGGTACAGAAGTAGTTGATTATGATAAATTAAGAGAAATTGCTGTTAAAGAGCAACCAAAAATGATAGTTGCTGGATGGAGTGCTTATCCAAGAAAATTAGATTTCGCTAAATTCAGAGAAATCGCTGACGAAGTAGGAGCTTACTTAATGGTAGATATGGCTCACTTTGCTGGATTAGTTGCAGCTGGATTATATCCAAACCCAGTTCCACATGCTGACTTCGTAACTAGTACAACTCATAAAACATTAAGAGGACCAAGAGGTGGAATCATCCTTTGTAAAGAAAAATATGCTAAAATGATAGACAAAGCTATATTCCCAGGATTACAAGGTGGTCCATTAATGCACGTTATCGCTGGTAAAGCTGTTGCATTCAAAGAAGCATTATCAGATGATTTCAAAGGTTACCAAGAACAAGTGGTTAAAAATGCTAAAGTATTAGCTGAATCATTACAAGAAAATGGATTCAGAATTGTTTCAGGTGGAACTGATACTCACTTAATGTTAGTTGACGTTAAGGCTATCGGATTAACTGGTAAAGAAGCAGAAGCATTACTTGATGAAGCACAAGTAACTGTTAACAAAAATACTATTCCATTTGATCAAGAAAGCCCATTTGTAACAAGCGGATTAAGAATAGGTACACCAGCTGTTACAACTAGAGGAATGAAAGAAGACGATATGAAAGAAATCGCAGCTATAATCAAATTAGCTTTACTTGATAAAAATAAAGAAGAAGCAATAAAAAGAGTAAGCGCTCTTTGCGAAAAATATCCATTATACTAA
- a CDS encoding SoxR reducing system RseC family protein codes for MEQTGYVYKTDDKTAGIIVKRVSACGDSCASCSSDCSTSNITISIENTLDAKVGDYIKIRTRTKSVLKSIFIAYFIPLALMVIGVFLGVSLFKNLGFKEYESLGFLMGIIFLGISYVLLRIIDKKISKNSNKTFEMIEILRDKK; via the coding sequence ATGGAACAAACCGGATATGTATATAAAACTGATGATAAGACGGCAGGAATCATTGTAAAAAGAGTATCCGCATGTGGTGATAGTTGTGCATCATGTTCATCTGACTGTAGTACATCAAATATAACTATAAGCATAGAAAATACTTTAGATGCTAAAGTAGGAGATTATATTAAAATAAGAACTAGAACAAAATCTGTATTAAAATCAATTTTTATAGCTTACTTTATTCCACTAGCTTTAATGGTTATAGGTGTTTTTTTAGGAGTTAGTCTATTTAAAAATTTAGGATTTAAAGAATATGAATCATTAGGATTTTTAATGGGTATAATTTTTCTTGGAATAAGTTATGTACTTTTAAGAATAATAGATAAAAAAATCTCTAAGAATAGCAATAAAACATTTGAAATGATTGAGATTCTTAGAGATAAAAAATAA